CCAATTTGTCTCCTTGCTGCCTGGagtgtggaaatggtggaggatgatggaAGTAAAGTCCACCTTTGACCGGCTTATCTTATCTCAATGCATACAGGTGCTCAATCCTTTCCATTGACTCCTACAGCACAAGGATAAtctagcccatcaagcctgtgccagctctttaaaagctacccaattagtcccactccctcgttctttccccatatctctgCATTTTCTCCTTTTCAAGCATAATtcctatttatttttgaaagttactattgaacctgcttccagcaccctttattagacagtgcattccagatcacaataactcgttgcattaaaaaaatgcttcatttcctctctggttcttttactaattatcttaaatttgtgtctTCTGGTTATCAACCCTCATGGAATCATAGTATGATGTAAAGGAGATggtcatttggctcattgtgcctgtgcagACTCTTTGGTAGAACCATCCAATTTAGCTTGCTCcccgatctctcctcatagcccttaaACGCTTTGCCCCTCAAAtatgtatccaattccctttggaaagttgctgttgaatctgctttcaccgccATTTCAGGCACAGCATTCCAGGCCAcgacaactcgctgtgtaaaaaatcatttcctcatgttgcctttggtacCTTTCTaagcaccttaaatctgtgtcctctagttaccAAACCTCCTGCCACTGGAGAGAATAcctccttatttattctattaAAACTCTTCCATGGCCCTGTCTATCCATGCTCCAATACACTGTCTGATCACAGTATAAAATCGCTGCAGTTTATTCCAGAAACACTTTGGACTGAATCATGGACCTGTAGGGAATTTTTCCCAGAACCTGCCTGTAGGGTGACAAACACAGCTGGTTCTAACTGGGAATCAGGGTCTGCAGAATTATTGGTACAGGATTGGGAGTTGAAAGGATAGGAcaggggttaaattccatcttgtGTTTGAAGAATCAAACTGATACTGATGTTAGGTCAGAATAAATAAACTAGCATTCGTGGAAGCTAGATTAAAAATAACTCCTTGCACTGTTTGACTTTCAAAATCTGAAATCTAAACTAAAGCAGTCCCCGAGAAAGCCTTTTTAAGCAAAAGCTTTTTGCTTGCCTAACTTACCAATGTTGACTGTTAAGCAAGTGATATGTTCCTAAAAGGAGATACTGCTGATGGAAGGAGCCAGGTTTTAGCTCAGTGGTAGTCATtctcttctgagtcagaaggtcctggggttcaaatcctgctccaGATGATCGTAATGAGTGGAAACTGGAACTCTGGGCTCTGAGTTCTGACTGGACATTTGGTAGATGTGGGTCACTTCCTCCCCCTCATCATATGGGTTATGGGAACCTAGAAACTCTCACTATGCAGAGACTATTCCTACCTATCAGCTAGTATAAAGATTGTTACAACCAATGATGGAGCATTAAGTCACAGCCTGTAGATCAACTGCTTTACTTTGACCTCAGAGTGGAATGTGATGATACACAAACAACAACCAGCTATGAGCACAACTCAGGCATAACACATATCCGGCCTATCCCGTGATAACGTTGGGTGAAGGTTTTCTATGTGGAATTGAAAAGAAAGCCTTCTGACCTTGTGGAAGAAGTGATTGACAAGTCAGgttgatgttaaactgaggcctgatCTGCCCCTCTCAGGTGGTAGTAAAAGGTTCCATGGCCGTTACTTCAAAGAAAGCAATGGAGctctccccaatgtcctggctgatatttacccttcaaccaacatcacaaaatcagaCTGTCATTTATCACTTTGCTCTTCGTGGGGGCTTGTTGTGGGCATATCGGCTGCCCGGTTTTCTTggctacaacagtgattacattgcAAGAGTACTTCACTGATTATGAAGAACTTTGGGAtgacctgaggtcatgaaaggtgctgtataaatgaaaGTTAGTTTGATGGGCCAAATCCAATGGCATAAattaaacaccacacacacacacacacacacacacacacacacacacacacacacacacacacacacacacacacacacacacacacacacacacacacacccctacacacacacacacacacacacacacacacacacacacctttctaCAGGATGTATCTAGTGCAGCAGCCCCATCTGCTGACTACTCTTAGATCAACAACATTTCCTGGTTTGATGCCACCTTGTCAGAGCAACAAGAATTCATAAATATACACCTCCTACACCCCTACACACAACACTGGTGTACAatatgagggggtgaggggggcggAAGGGGGCGTGGAAAGAGGAGAGCTCCAAATACAAAGATTAAGCAGGAAAGAATCTTAAGCTACAGGTGAATGGGATCTACTTTTAATAGTTGTAGAGTCATTACATCCAGAAGATCTTTTGGCCCTTCAAGTCCCTtctagctctctgtagagcaatgcaGTCAATCCCACTACCCCCTGTaggcctgcaagtttatttccctcaagtgccaatttccttttgaaatcatccaTTGTCTTTGTTTCCACCATCCTTGTGGGCAGCAAGTTACAAGTCAATaccactcattgtgtaaaaatgttcttcctcacataccCCTGCATCTATTGCCCAAATCCTTAAGTCTATGTCCCTGAGTCCTTGTATCACCAACTAGTTGGaatagcttttctttgtctatcttaGCTAAAACTgtcattatcttgtacacctctatcaactctcctttgctccaaggagaacaagcccagcttccccaacctaaccttgcagctaaaatccctcatccctagaaccattctgataaatctcctctgctccctctcaagcACCCTCACCTAAAGTATAGTGACAAGAACTGGATATAACGTTCTAGTTTTGGCCTAAACAGAACTTAATAAAGGATCAGCAAAACTTCCCCGATTTTGTATTCAAGACCTCAATTTATGAAACCATAGATTCTAAATGCTTTGCTGATTACTCTCTCAATCTGCTCCATAACTTTAAGGATTTATGACATGAACCCCAGTTCCTTGTTCTgttttagaactgtgccattaagcctatattgcctctccttccCCTTCTGCGAAAATGCCTCAACTCACACTTCTCCATAATAAATTCCATCTGTCGCTTGTCTGCCAGCTACTAGCTTATTCTACTAGCTTATCTAATTCCAATTGCACTCAGTTggcatcatcctcactgtttactacacCACCAAATTTggtatcagcaaattttgaaatttactctattccaatatccaagttgtttatatataaatgaaaaataaagctgTGGTCCTAGGCTGaacaccatcctccagtctgaaaaacaacctttTACTACAATTCACGTTTTCTGTCCTTGAGTCAATTTTTAATCCAAGCTGACATTGactctcctattccatgagcctgaATTTTGTTAACCAACCTTTTAAGTGATACTTTGTCCAATACTTTCTTAAGATCTTTATAAAgaacatccactgcattccttcatcagctttctctgttacttcatcaataaTTCAATTAGATTGATCAAATATGATCTTCAATCTTTAGAATGATCGACATAAACGGAGTTGGTTTATTTGTTGACTGCTTTGGCACCTTTGGAGACGGtgtgtttggccagttccccaGGCAGCTTGAGGCGGACGGCGCTCTGAATCTCCCTTGCCATGATGATGTggcgcttgttgtagtgaatgaggtgcgaGGCCTCAGAGGCGATGTGTTCGAAACTGTCAATAatgaaggaattcataacactcagGGCCTTGGatgagatcctggtggaagggtggacgTGGGTCAGCCCCCTGTACACATAAGcggaatagctctgcttgcgagATTTCCTCCACTTCTTGGgcggcttcttggtgactttagtcagcAACTGCTTCAACCTGCGGGGTGCACCGTCCTTAGCCGCAGCTTCCACCTCAGGCATTCCCCTCGACTTGGACCAACATGATCTACCCTTTACAAAtttatgctggctctccttaattaactcaaagtACCTTAATTAACTCTCCAAGGATTTTTTGAtttctcccatgattattgttgtTGAAACGTGacctaccactgaggttaaatGGACCAGCCTCTAGTTACTAGGATTGTTTTTACACCTTTTCCTGAATAATTTGTCATCATTTTCCAtttctctggcacctcctccatATCTAGGGATGATTGGGAGATTGAAGTAATTCCTTCCCctacctccaccctcacctccctcagcAACCTGACCGGGTGACTTATCCTCTCAAAGcgtagccagcctttccagtacatcaCCCCACCCATTACCTCCAGCATCTCCAAttctactgatattttgtcagcatccacGTCCTTAGTCAACAGATATTCTAGCCTTGCCTCTGCCTTTAAACATAtatttactatttacatgccaaTAGAGACTTTTTTGGGTTCCCCTTTATATTAACTAccattctattctcagtttcTCTCCCTCAGTGTTATTTCCTCTTCGCTTTCCTTCTCAGTTTATTATAGTTGGCCTGGTTCTTGCTTAAATAATTCACTTGACATGCATCATACaccctctttttttttgtttcatattctctttctctctcatcacCCACGGAGCTCTAGCATTGGTACCCCTACTTTCCAACCTTGTTGGAATGCACTTAGCCTGTACCTGAAATATCTCCTTCTTAAAGATCATCCGTTATTCTGTTACCATTTTCCTGCCAGTCTTTCTGTCCAATTTACCCTTACTAGATCCCCTATCATCCCACTAAAGTTAGCCCTtttccaatttagaagttctacTTTAAATTGTTcctttctcttctcctttaatGATATCAACCTTATTGTTTAATTATCACTCTTACATATGTGTTTCCCTATAGACACTTGATACACTTggcccaactcattccccagcacCACATCCACTCGTGCCTCCTTCCTAGTTGGAACAGGAACACATTGGTCAAGTAAGTTttctgaacacatttcagaaactcCTCCTTACTTGTtctctaacattttcctaatTTGGATATTTGAATAATTAAAGTCCCTCGATATCACCACTTTATAGTTCTTGCACATTTGagtgatttccctgcagatttgctcctctaACTCTTTCTCACTAATCTGAGGCCTTTAGAATACCCCTCAGTAGCTTGATCATACCTTTCTTGCTTCTCAACTCTAAGCAAATGGATTAAGGATATCCTCTATTTCCAAAGCTGCAAAGTTTTCCCTAATCAGTGTTGCTCCCCGACTTCCTTTTCATCCTTTCCTATATTTTTGAAACACTTTTATTCTTGAATATTAAGCGCTTCAGGTTCCATTAACCTATGGAAGAATACGAAGACTTCTTTAAGGGTCACCATTCTGTAACTAACACTCTCCAAACAAAGGAGAGATAAATCATCAACGACAGAAATATCATGACAAACAGATAGCCTAAGGCTTGTAAGTTGCCAGCTTGAAAACACCTTTCTAAAGGAATTGGGAAGAATTTTGTCCAGTGACAGGTACAGAAGGAACCGAGGTTATAAGACAATGGAGCTGAGGGATAATGGGATACGATCTGTGATCAAGacagtggatacagagagatcaTGTGAGATGATAAGGTCATGAGGTGGCCATGAAAATTGGTTGGAGAGATTAATGCAGGGAAAACCGGTTAAAGGAGGATGAGAAACCAATGAAATCAGGGAAGCGAGGGCAAGCTAAGGTAAATGGAGATTAAAATTACTGAGGATGAGAAGTTACTGTTTACAAAGGCTGAGGGAAGAGAGGAAGGTTGTCTTAATGGGAAACTCTGCAAGATATGGAGAATGAGTATTTTAAAAGAGGGATGAAACACAATGAGATGCTTGAAAGAAGTTATCAGAGGAGTAAGGGAAGAGATTAAAGTATGATTTTGTGAAAAAAGGCTACACTATCACTGCAGTGGTTTGGGCAAGGTGGATGGTGCAAAGTGTAGCTGGGTGAGGAGCCTTTAGTAAGGGCCGAGGCGTATTGTTTTTATTgtgtcatgggatgtgagtgttactggcaagaccagcatttgcttcccatccctaattggctttGAGAAAGAGGTggggagccgccttcttgaactaatGCAATGATATAGTGtttttagggaggaagttccacagttttggcccagcaacagtgaaggaatgccgatatagttctaagtcaggatggtgtatgacttggaggggaacttgcaggtggtggtgtttctacGAGTatactgccttgtccttctaggtggtagaggttgtgggtttggaaggtgctgtcgaaggagccttgccaAGTTGCTTGTCCCACCCATGATCCAGGCTTCTATCAAGGCCATGATGTTGATTCAATCAGATAATAAAGTAATGAATGGGAGGAACTTGTTCACAGGTGAACAATCATTCTGGAACAAAATGCAAAGAGGGGTAGTGATCACTGattcactgtcagagggcagtggtagggtgggtgagtggaACGGAAGGACTACTGGCGAGTGTGCTGGGAGGGAAGGTTGATGGGAGAGCTGCACGCGGTAGCTGGGGTTGCTGTAAGACGGCTGCGATGAGAGCCTCAAAGAGCCCTTTGGagattgcagagagagaggcacagagggaaaCCATGGGCCTATCCAAGGAGGATTCAATCCCAGGGTGATGACAGGGAGTAGCAAGGCAGAAGAGTAATGATGGGTTGGGGCTGGTATCGATATCAGTCAATGATAACCGTGGGGGAATATGAAATTGTGAGCTGGATTTTATGCAGACCCTGCCCCCCATCATCCCCCGGTTAAAAAAGTCGGGATGGGGAGCTCACCCACTGGTTGCCCTGTCGCAACTAATGCTGGGAGCAGTATGaattgctttaaggtgagacATCTGCCCCTATCTCGGGAGGAAGTCCAGCCTTAGCGAGCtggtggccaatcagattggccagcagctctgtagtccgaGCAGTGCCAGATGGGAGCAGTAGCCACTGCTGGGACAACAGGTAGTCCAAAGAAGTCAAGGAGCCCTTGTAAGGCTGGAGTCGGCAATCTCGGGTCGGGGAACCGGGTTGAAGATTTCaggggggagggttaaagggggtAATGACCTGATAGGGGGCGTGCCTTCAATGGGCCTAGGAGGCCCCCAATGGAGGTTGCCCCCTCCTTATCCAACACTAACCCATGCTGGTGAGCCTCCCCTCCCCACTGCAGGTAAAATATGGGATGTGGCCCTTAAGTGACCTCtatttggccacttaagggtctcaacaGGCGCAAGGGTGGTCAAACTGCCTGacgcctgccccccaacccccacccgccccccccccccctcccccccccaccccccccttcaaATACAGCCCTATATCTTATTCT
The nucleotide sequence above comes from Carcharodon carcharias isolate sCarCar2 chromosome 19, sCarCar2.pri, whole genome shotgun sequence. Encoded proteins:
- the LOC121291170 gene encoding histone H2B type 1-A-like yields the protein MPEVEAAAKDGAPRRLKQLLTKVTKKPPKKWRKSRKQSYSAYVYRGLTHVHPSTRISSKALSVMNSFIIDSFEHIASEASHLIHYNKRHIIMAREIQSAVRLKLPGELAKHTVSKGAKAVNK